The following proteins come from a genomic window of Pelmatolapia mariae isolate MD_Pm_ZW linkage group LG17, Pm_UMD_F_2, whole genome shotgun sequence:
- the net1 gene encoding neuroepithelial cell-transforming gene 1 protein: protein MVAYDEVGSLVPIKRTLQVIDCQNQANKESEEPSNKRVRSLGRVTSLANLISPVKNGAVRRFGQTIQASFRGDGKSPGVPQKPCSKAAAPTPPKRRNSTLWSETLDIHQKGTFSTKEIKRQEAIFELFRGEQDLIEDLQLARKAYHDPMLKLSIMSEEELTHIFGNLDAYIPLHEDLLAQLSKATGPDGTVGQIGQIVISWLPRLNAYKDYCSNQLAAKALLDQKKQDPRVQDFLQRCLESPFSRKLDLWSFLDIPRSRLVKYPLLLKEILRHTPAEHPDAASLQEAITVIQGVLSDINMKKGESECQYYIDKLEYLDDRQRDARIEQCKSLLCHGELRNKSGTKLHVFLFTDLLILTRPVTRNERQCFQVYRQPIAVQDLVLEDLQDGDVRMGGSFRGAFSNADKAKNIFRVRSQDPSQAQSHTLQVNDVFHKQQWLNCLRSAIAVHRPLSEPSSPSLPTGSVRSKRRPSSVSAITHMEEADENYPQPGSQSAPASLCNSPTTTSPSPRSSSSSTTSVSSTSSSPSTHKTKKDKKALCSLGKRKETMV, encoded by the exons GAACCCAGCAACAAGCGTGTCCGTTCTCTCGGCAGGGTGACGTCGCTAGCCAACCTCATTTCTCCGGTAAAGAATGGGGCCGTCCGGCGCTTCGGCCAAACCATCCAG GCCTCTTTCCGGGGCGATGGCAAGTCGCCGGGCGTGCCCCAGAAGCCTTGCAGCAAGGCAGCGGCCCCCACACCGCCTAAAAGGAGGAAcagcaccttatggtccgagaCGTTAGACATCCACCAGAAAGGAACTTTCTCCACCAAAGAGATCAAGCGGCAGGAG GCCATATTTGAGCTGTTTCGTGGAGAACAGGATCTGATTGAGGACCTGCAGCTTGCACGCAAG GCGTACCACGACCCGATGCTGAAGCTGTCCATTATGTCGGAGGAGGAGCTTACTCACATTTTCGGCAACTTGGATGCCTACATCCCACTGCACGAGGACCTTCTGGCGCAGCTCTCCAAAGCCACGGGACCAGACGGGACTGTGGGCCAGATTGGGCAAATTGTTATTAGCTGG CTGCCCAGGCTCAATGCCTACAAAGACTACTGCAGTAACCAGCTGGCAGCCAAGGCGCTGCTGGACCAGAAGAAGCAAGACCCGCGTGTGCAGGACTTCCTGCAGCGGTGCCTTGAGTCACCTTTCAGTCGGAAACTGGACCTGTGGAGCTTCCTGGACATTCCCAGATCCCGCCTGGTCAAGTACCCTCTACTGCTCAAAGAAATCCTGAGACACACTCCAGCAGAACACCCCGATGCTGCCAGCCTGCAGGAAGCT ATCACTGTCATCCAGGGAGTTTTGTCTGACATCAACATGAAGAAGGGGGAGTCCGAGTGCCAGTACTACATCGACAAGCTGGAGTACCTGGACGACAGGCAGAGGGACGCTCGCATCGAACAGTGCAAGAGTCTTCTGTGTCACGGGGAGCTGCGCAACAAGAGCGGCACG AAGCTGCACGTGTTCCTGTTCACCGACCTGCTGATCCTGACCCGCCCCGTCACCAGGAACGAGCGCCAGTGCTTCCAGGTGTACCGGCAGCCAATCGCAGTGCAGGATCTGGTGCTGGAGGACCTGCAAGATGGCGATGTCAGAATGGGCGGCTCTTTCAGAGGAGCCTTCAGCAATGCAGACAAAG CCAAGAACATTTTCCGGGTACGTTCCCAAGACCCGAGCCAGGCGCAGTCACACACTCTGCAGGTCAACGACGTCTTCCACAAGCAGCAGTGGCTCAACTGCCTCCGTAGTGCCATTGCCGTCCACCGGCCTCTGAGCGAGCCCTCCAGCCCCAGCCTGCCTACAGGCAGCGTCCGTTCCAAGCGCCGCCCTTCCTCCGTTTCTGCCATCACCCACATGGAGGAAGCAGACGAGAACTACCCGCAGCCAGGCTCTCAGTCGGCCCCCGCCTCACTGTGCAACAGCCCCACCACGACGTCCCCTTCGCCTCGCTCCTCATCGTCGTCCACGACATCCGTGTCATCGACGTCATCCTCACCCTCGACACATAAaaccaaaaaggacaaaaaggCTCTGTGTTCTTTAGGGAAGAGAAAAGAGACGATGGTGTGA